Proteins found in one Capillibacterium thermochitinicola genomic segment:
- a CDS encoding ABC transporter permease, whose amino-acid sequence MILAILRMAFDSLTVNKLRSFLSMLGIIIGVGAVIAIVSVGSGARSQVTNQISQLGSNLITISPGIRRGSGGRISFTATDVFTMELAEQILQNCPSVGRIMPNVQTSGLLIAGNANYQTQVVGVTPVYQQIYDFYPARGQFITEAHEANATNVMVLGSGLAKELFPNTDPLGQTVKLFVRNRHLLFVVVGVMEEKGTGAWGNIENQAFIPASVLMKKINNRKYVNGYTAQAVSAAAAKAAVGEIEYFLTRYLGGADKFRITSQEQLLETISQVTGTLSLMLGGIAGISLLVGGIGIMNIMLVSVTERTREIGIRKALGAKRRHILAQFIIEALTMSGLGGLLGIGLGWLGAAGVARIGGWPLVVTHTSVLVAFSFSLLVGLFFGIYPARKASKLDPVIALSYE is encoded by the coding sequence ATGATTCTCGCGATTTTACGGATGGCCTTTGACAGCTTGACCGTGAATAAACTCCGTTCTTTCCTCTCGATGCTGGGCATCATTATCGGAGTGGGCGCGGTGATCGCCATTGTTTCGGTGGGTTCCGGGGCCCGCTCGCAAGTGACCAACCAAATCTCCCAGTTGGGCTCCAATTTAATTACGATCAGCCCGGGGATCCGCCGGGGAAGCGGCGGCCGGATCAGCTTTACCGCCACGGACGTCTTCACCATGGAACTGGCCGAGCAGATCCTGCAAAACTGCCCTTCGGTGGGGCGGATCATGCCGAATGTGCAGACCTCCGGCCTGTTGATTGCTGGGAATGCCAACTACCAGACGCAGGTGGTCGGGGTCACCCCCGTTTATCAGCAGATTTACGACTTCTATCCGGCCCGGGGCCAGTTTATCACGGAAGCGCACGAGGCCAACGCCACCAATGTGATGGTCCTGGGTTCCGGTTTGGCGAAAGAGCTTTTCCCCAATACGGATCCTTTGGGGCAAACGGTTAAGTTGTTCGTCCGTAACCGGCATCTCCTATTTGTGGTGGTCGGCGTGATGGAGGAGAAGGGGACCGGCGCGTGGGGGAACATCGAAAACCAGGCCTTTATCCCCGCCTCGGTCTTAATGAAGAAGATCAACAACCGTAAATACGTCAACGGCTACACTGCCCAGGCGGTTTCGGCGGCGGCGGCGAAAGCGGCCGTGGGTGAGATTGAATACTTCCTCACCCGTTACCTGGGCGGGGCGGATAAGTTCCGGATAACCAGCCAGGAGCAGCTTTTGGAGACGATTAGCCAGGTGACGGGGACCTTAAGTCTGATGCTGGGCGGGATTGCCGGCATCTCTCTCCTGGTGGGCGGGATCGGGATTATGAATATCATGTTGGTTTCGGTGACGGAAAGAACCAGGGAGATTGGGATCCGGAAAGCCCTGGGGGCCAAAAGACGCCATATTCTGGCCCAATTCATCATTGAGGCGCTGACGATGAGCGGGCTTGGTGGTCTCCTCGGCATCGGCCTCGGCTGGTTGGGGGCGGCCGGGGTGGCGCGGATCGGCGGTTGGCCGCTGGTGGTCACCCATACCTCGGTCTTGGTGGCTTTCTCCTTTTCCCTACTGGTTGGGTTATTCTTCGGGATTTATCCGGCCCGGAAAGCTTCGAAACTGGATCCGGTCATTGCCCTAAGTTATGAGTAA
- a CDS encoding ABC transporter ATP-binding protein produces the protein MLIRVDNLQKIYRMGPVQVEALKGVSFQIEAGEFVAIIGPSGSGKSTLMHILGCLDQPTAGRYYLDGQDVSTVSDNELAAIRNKKIGFVFQQFNLLPKATILQNVCVPLIYGGVRGRRRQLKLAEEALRQVGLGERLHHRPNEISGGQKQRVAIARALINNPSLILADEPTGNLDSKTGQEILGIFRQLNQNGHTIIMVTHDPEIARQARRVIQIRDGLVQKDEVIA, from the coding sequence ATGTTAATTCGCGTGGATAATTTGCAGAAGATCTACCGGATGGGTCCGGTCCAGGTAGAAGCCTTGAAAGGCGTTTCCTTTCAGATAGAAGCCGGGGAGTTTGTGGCGATCATCGGGCCGTCGGGCTCCGGGAAATCAACGCTCATGCACATCCTGGGCTGCCTCGACCAGCCGACCGCCGGCCGTTACTACCTGGATGGGCAGGATGTGAGTACGGTTTCCGATAATGAACTGGCCGCGATTCGGAATAAAAAAATTGGTTTTGTTTTCCAACAGTTTAATCTCCTACCGAAAGCCACCATTTTGCAGAATGTTTGTGTTCCCTTGATCTACGGCGGGGTCCGGGGACGCCGCCGCCAGTTGAAGCTGGCGGAGGAGGCCTTGCGCCAGGTGGGGCTGGGCGAGCGCTTACACCACCGGCCCAACGAGATCTCCGGCGGACAAAAACAGCGGGTGGCGATCGCCCGCGCTTTAATCAACAACCCGTCCTTGATCTTGGCGGATGAACCCACGGGGAACCTGGACTCCAAGACCGGACAGGAGATTTTGGGCATCTTTCGCCAATTAAACCAGAATGGGCACACCATTATTATGGTCACCCATGACCCGGAGATTGCCAGACAAGCCCGCCGGGTGATCCAGATCCGGGACGGTCTGGTGCAGAAAGACGAGGTGATCGCATGA
- a CDS encoding efflux RND transporter periplasmic adaptor subunit, with amino-acid sequence MKKRKKRWLLPVILFLVVGLVIVFAVQGRRAKLTGSGPLNQEIPPNAVMKVEKGDFQKTITASGYLSPQQSKDLVFSVSGRVVTDYLQVGRQVKKDEVLVELDSTRQELDYLQAKRAYDLALINGLEREIKEAELNLKLAEKNLTATKLRAPFDGIITRDLVDVGDYVGTSEQSVVGTIIADGPYEIEVKISENESPQVVVGQRAVIRVEAIPDRRFEGRVKEVALQAVNENGVVSLPVKIVLTEESPLLKPEYSAEVEIIVEEIKDQVMVPITAIFNNRGQEQVMKIVNNQPVPTPVVTGPSNGFSVVIREGLAPGDEIMINTYQFAGNNNSNPGQRQPGPRAGI; translated from the coding sequence ATGAAGAAGAGAAAAAAACGTTGGCTCCTACCGGTAATTCTGTTTTTAGTGGTTGGTTTAGTGATCGTCTTTGCGGTTCAGGGCCGCCGGGCCAAACTGACCGGAAGCGGACCATTAAACCAGGAAATTCCGCCAAACGCCGTAATGAAGGTGGAAAAGGGCGATTTCCAAAAGACGATTACGGCCAGTGGCTATTTATCGCCCCAGCAGAGTAAGGATTTGGTTTTCAGTGTGAGCGGGCGCGTGGTCACCGATTACCTCCAGGTCGGGCGGCAGGTGAAGAAAGACGAGGTTCTGGTGGAGCTTGATTCCACCCGGCAAGAACTGGATTACCTCCAGGCAAAACGGGCCTATGATTTGGCGCTGATTAACGGTTTGGAACGGGAGATTAAAGAGGCGGAGTTAAATCTGAAGCTCGCCGAGAAGAACTTGACCGCCACGAAGTTACGGGCACCCTTTGACGGGATCATCACCCGCGATCTGGTGGATGTCGGCGATTACGTGGGGACGAGCGAACAGAGTGTGGTCGGGACGATCATCGCGGATGGTCCCTATGAAATTGAAGTGAAGATTAGTGAGAACGAAAGTCCACAGGTGGTGGTCGGGCAGCGGGCCGTTATCAGGGTGGAGGCGATTCCGGACCGGCGGTTCGAAGGCCGGGTAAAAGAGGTTGCCCTGCAGGCGGTGAACGAGAACGGCGTGGTCTCCTTACCGGTTAAGATTGTGTTGACCGAAGAATCCCCTTTGCTGAAACCGGAGTATTCGGCCGAAGTGGAGATCATTGTTGAGGAGATCAAAGACCAGGTGATGGTGCCGATTACTGCGATTTTTAATAACCGTGGCCAGGAGCAGGTGATGAAGATCGTGAATAACCAACCGGTACCGACACCGGTGGTAACCGGCCCGAGCAACGGATTTTCGGTGGTGATCCGGGAAGGGCTCGCGCCCGGTGATGAGATCATGATAAATACCTACCAGTTCGCCGGGAACAACAACTCCAATCCGGGTCAGCGTCAACCGGGCCCGCGCGCGGGAATCTAA
- a CDS encoding TolC family protein, translating into MKKGKSLRVFCFFLLLVLLVRPVQGQEAAEPDSLAAVIAWGLEHSPSLITLRQEVEQIQRELATIETSLRWQLNLDGGLSLSGTGEKAEPLSGREETEQVRAGITGRKAFRFGLALEPQLTLKKDLNTAAEPEVGFSFSLNQRLFPWVPSAEEQRYLRTLINLQKAEANLAWQATRMKIEWLEGYLNLLRLAEQLAVAEAEYGFAVDELRLTRERAAIGEAGEMQLLSAQVALKQAEYKRKQAANRYHEAERQWRLALGLPADYQVKLEEDNSYLRQLRAEVQTQPVTAQDHAAYLQRLEATHHQLAAKRLDRAQLEQDWRWKQGEYWPQVNGGGTYDSSRQSWTLNLNLNYRLWDGGIRRLEREMYEARLETADREEESLRAQLDTELRSLLNEVDLAELQVEEKELALAKVRLETEVYRRQREAGFLTEKDWNLKLLEEKSAEIGYKAATDQVLLSKLRLFHLVGML; encoded by the coding sequence ATGAAAAAAGGTAAATCTTTGCGTGTTTTCTGCTTTTTCCTGTTGCTGGTTCTCCTGGTCCGGCCCGTTCAGGGGCAAGAGGCTGCGGAACCGGACAGTTTGGCTGCAGTGATCGCCTGGGGCCTCGAACATAGCCCGTCCCTGATCACGCTGCGGCAAGAGGTGGAGCAGATCCAGCGGGAACTGGCCACCATCGAAACGAGTCTACGCTGGCAACTGAACTTAGACGGAGGCTTAAGCCTGTCCGGAACAGGAGAGAAGGCGGAACCACTCTCCGGCCGTGAGGAAACGGAACAGGTACGGGCCGGAATTACCGGCCGTAAAGCCTTCCGGTTCGGGCTTGCTTTGGAACCGCAGTTAACTTTAAAGAAGGATTTAAACACTGCGGCCGAACCGGAGGTCGGCTTTTCCTTCTCCCTCAACCAACGGCTTTTTCCTTGGGTCCCCTCGGCGGAAGAGCAGAGGTACCTGCGAACCCTGATTAATTTACAAAAAGCGGAGGCGAATCTGGCTTGGCAAGCGACCAGGATGAAGATTGAGTGGCTGGAAGGTTACCTTAATTTATTGCGTCTGGCGGAACAACTGGCGGTGGCGGAAGCCGAGTACGGCTTTGCCGTTGATGAGCTGAGGTTAACCCGGGAGCGGGCGGCGATCGGGGAAGCCGGCGAGATGCAGCTGCTCAGCGCTCAAGTCGCTTTGAAACAGGCGGAATACAAACGAAAACAAGCCGCCAACCGCTATCATGAGGCCGAGCGCCAGTGGCGGCTGGCGCTGGGGTTGCCGGCGGATTACCAAGTGAAGTTGGAAGAGGACAATAGTTACCTCCGGCAACTGCGGGCGGAGGTGCAAACGCAACCTGTGACCGCGCAAGACCATGCGGCCTATTTACAACGGCTGGAAGCCACCCATCACCAACTGGCCGCGAAACGTTTGGACCGTGCCCAGTTGGAACAGGATTGGCGGTGGAAACAAGGGGAGTATTGGCCGCAGGTGAACGGGGGCGGAACTTACGATTCATCCCGGCAGAGCTGGACCCTTAACCTGAACCTCAATTATCGGTTGTGGGACGGGGGGATCCGGCGGCTGGAGCGGGAGATGTACGAAGCCCGGCTGGAAACGGCGGACCGGGAGGAAGAGAGTTTACGCGCCCAGTTGGACACCGAACTACGGAGTTTGCTGAACGAGGTCGACTTGGCCGAATTGCAGGTCGAGGAGAAGGAGCTGGCTTTGGCCAAAGTGCGCTTGGAAACGGAGGTTTACCGGCGACAACGGGAAGCCGGTTTTCTGACCGAAAAAGACTGGAACTTGAAGCTGCTGGAGGAGAAAAGCGCAGAAATCGGTTATAAAGCAGCGACGGATCAGGTCTTGTTGAGCAAGCTCCGGCTGTTCCATTTGGTTGGCATGCTTTAA
- a CDS encoding TolC family protein, with the protein MRKNIIYAMLLGALMALVISPLVPAAATQELSLAEALALGLEANYGIKKAWLTWENARLNYERNKVTSTLAGSRHTQLQLELNLLQAEDNYRRTKNQALLQIARKYLEVLQTEQEITWRQKRLAWETLTLEQLKQRVAQGYETRLALMRQENEYHRARLELKKAEDSYEQLRRQLAKEIGWPPDGPVFRLQPVETALTWELSETDCQNRARASSLSLRAVTLEVELAQIALERAQLGSVPAVELQELKNNLQLALLRQEETAWELENSVRQQYAALKQLTEDLALNRVHLAAVRANFEKVQKQYEVGLLKEVDRLAAEAELLQAEYQMFSAVTNYQLKKWEFQQMLGLDLEV; encoded by the coding sequence TTGCGGAAGAACATAATCTATGCCATGCTCTTGGGGGCGCTGATGGCGCTGGTCATTTCCCCGCTGGTTCCGGCGGCAGCCACGCAGGAGTTAAGTTTGGCGGAAGCGCTGGCGCTGGGGTTGGAGGCGAACTACGGAATTAAAAAGGCCTGGCTTACTTGGGAAAACGCCCGTCTTAATTATGAGCGAAACAAAGTCACAAGTACACTGGCCGGTTCGCGTCACACCCAGTTACAACTGGAATTAAATCTGTTGCAGGCGGAAGATAATTACCGGCGGACCAAAAACCAAGCGCTGCTTCAGATTGCCCGGAAGTATTTGGAGGTGCTCCAAACCGAGCAGGAAATAACCTGGCGCCAGAAACGGCTGGCGTGGGAGACGCTGACCCTGGAGCAGCTCAAACAGCGGGTGGCCCAAGGGTATGAGACCCGTTTGGCCTTGATGCGACAAGAGAACGAGTACCACCGCGCCCGTCTCGAGTTGAAAAAGGCGGAAGACAGCTATGAACAGTTACGGCGCCAGTTGGCGAAGGAGATCGGCTGGCCGCCGGACGGACCCGTCTTCCGTTTGCAGCCGGTGGAAACAGCGCTGACCTGGGAATTAAGCGAAACTGACTGTCAAAACCGGGCCCGCGCAAGCAGCCTTAGTCTGCGGGCGGTGACGCTGGAAGTAGAGCTGGCCCAGATTGCGCTGGAACGGGCACAGCTTGGTTCGGTACCGGCGGTTGAGCTCCAAGAACTTAAGAACAATCTGCAGCTTGCCTTGCTCCGCCAGGAAGAAACTGCGTGGGAGCTGGAGAACTCCGTCCGTCAGCAGTACGCGGCTTTAAAGCAACTGACGGAGGATTTGGCGTTGAACCGGGTTCATTTGGCCGCGGTCCGGGCGAATTTCGAAAAGGTCCAAAAACAATATGAAGTGGGACTTTTGAAGGAAGTAGACCGCCTGGCGGCCGAGGCCGAACTTCTCCAGGCCGAGTACCAAATGTTTAGTGCCGTTACCAATTATCAGCTCAAAAAGTGGGAATTCCAACAAATGCTGGGTCTGGACCTGGAGGTGTAA
- a CDS encoding cation:proton antiporter produces the protein MNVILYLGIILITGLVAGKVVNHLKLPAVTGYLLIGLLLGPSVFNIISEETITVLTPINSIALSIIAFSIGGALSLNEIKKCGKSVMVITVTQAMGAYLFVALTLHCLLGVELHSALLFGAISTATAPAATIMVLREYKAKGPLTSNLLAVVALDDAFCLIAFGITMALAKILAGKVSGGVAAMIAAPLWELFGSIILGIVFGVVLLLLATRLKEKPDKLVLALGMVFLQAGLAEVLHLSALLAGMTMGCVAVNLLPHQAEKMFRLVSTVDTPIYVLFFVLAGANLHLGLLAKVGLVGVAYIVSRVLGKIGGATFGALISNAPAVVRKYLGLGLVPQAGVAIGLTLLVQQGMPEIAGMVTTVILGSVVVYEIIGPFFAKLAIVKAGEAHIAGN, from the coding sequence ATGAATGTTATCTTATATTTAGGAATAATTTTAATCACCGGTCTTGTTGCTGGAAAAGTAGTTAACCATTTAAAACTACCGGCGGTCACCGGCTATCTCCTCATCGGTTTACTGCTCGGCCCGTCGGTTTTTAATATAATTTCTGAGGAAACGATTACTGTCTTAACGCCAATCAATTCGATTGCTTTAAGTATTATCGCCTTTTCCATCGGCGGCGCACTATCGCTGAATGAAATAAAGAAATGCGGGAAAAGCGTGATGGTCATTACTGTCACACAGGCAATGGGGGCGTATCTTTTTGTTGCCTTAACCCTGCATTGCCTCTTAGGAGTGGAACTCCATTCCGCTCTGCTATTCGGGGCCATTTCCACTGCGACCGCCCCGGCGGCCACCATTATGGTCCTCCGGGAATACAAGGCCAAGGGTCCTTTGACCAGCAATCTGTTGGCCGTTGTTGCGCTCGACGATGCCTTTTGTTTGATCGCCTTTGGCATCACCATGGCGTTGGCGAAAATCCTCGCCGGGAAAGTCAGCGGGGGAGTGGCGGCGATGATTGCGGCGCCCCTTTGGGAACTATTCGGCTCAATCATTTTAGGAATCGTTTTTGGAGTTGTTCTTTTGCTCTTGGCCACTCGGCTTAAGGAAAAACCGGATAAATTGGTCCTGGCGCTGGGAATGGTTTTCCTGCAGGCCGGTCTGGCGGAGGTCCTGCACCTTTCCGCTTTGCTCGCCGGGATGACCATGGGTTGTGTCGCGGTGAATCTCCTGCCCCACCAGGCGGAAAAGATGTTCCGGTTGGTCAGTACCGTGGATACTCCGATTTATGTCCTCTTTTTCGTTTTAGCCGGGGCCAATTTACATCTGGGCCTGTTGGCCAAGGTTGGTCTAGTTGGGGTTGCGTATATTGTCAGCCGGGTCCTTGGGAAGATCGGCGGCGCCACTTTCGGTGCGCTGATTAGTAACGCCCCGGCGGTCGTCCGCAAGTATTTGGGGTTGGGCCTGGTTCCCCAGGCCGGGGTGGCCATTGGCCTTACCTTGCTGGTCCAGCAGGGTATGCCCGAAATCGCCGGTATGGTCACCACCGTTATCCTGGGTTCGGTCGTGGTTTATGAGATCATCGGTCCGTTCTTTGCGAAACTAGCGATTGTGAAAGCCGGTGAAGCGCACATTGCCGGTAATTAA
- a CDS encoding P-II family nitrogen regulator, whose amino-acid sequence MQEENIQALFIIIDDPEKLEPVLEVLLECEIRGATIMETQGMAKVLATHIPIFFGLRDLANREHQHNRTIFAISKHPEKIAQAMEKLSAMFHNFEEACTGMMFVLPVTKAVGLGRKLP is encoded by the coding sequence ATGCAAGAGGAAAACATTCAAGCCCTCTTTATCATCATCGATGACCCGGAGAAACTGGAGCCGGTCTTGGAAGTCTTGCTGGAATGCGAAATCCGGGGCGCGACGATTATGGAGACCCAAGGAATGGCGAAGGTTCTCGCCACCCATATTCCTATTTTCTTTGGACTCCGGGATTTGGCCAACCGGGAACACCAACATAACCGAACCATCTTTGCCATCTCCAAACACCCGGAAAAGATCGCGCAGGCAATGGAAAAACTGTCCGCCATGTTTCATAACTTCGAAGAGGCCTGTACGGGGATGATGTTCGTCCTTCCGGTGACCAAAGCGGTTGGTTTGGGACGAAAATTACCGTAA
- the groES gene encoding co-chaperone GroES has translation MKIKPLGERIVIKVLESEEKTKSGIVLPDTAKEKPQMGEVLAVGSGKTLDNGQKVPMEVKVGDKILFAKYAGTEVKVDGEEYMVLKESDVLAILE, from the coding sequence ATGAAAATCAAACCGTTAGGCGAAAGAATCGTCATCAAAGTTCTCGAGAGTGAGGAGAAGACCAAAAGTGGTATCGTCCTCCCCGACACCGCGAAAGAAAAACCGCAAATGGGTGAAGTCTTAGCGGTCGGCTCTGGGAAGACCCTGGATAACGGCCAGAAAGTCCCCATGGAAGTGAAAGTTGGCGACAAAATCCTGTTTGCCAAATACGCCGGAACCGAAGTCAAGGTGGACGGCGAAGAATACATGGTGCTGAAGGAAAGCGACGTCCTCGCGATCCTCGAGTAA
- the groL gene encoding chaperonin GroEL (60 kDa chaperone family; promotes refolding of misfolded polypeptides especially under stressful conditions; forms two stacked rings of heptamers to form a barrel-shaped 14mer; ends can be capped by GroES; misfolded proteins enter the barrel where they are refolded when GroES binds): MAGKQIIYAEEARHALERGVNKLADAVKITLGPKGRNVVLERKYGSPTITNDGVTIAKEIELEDPFENMGAQLAKEVATKTNDIAGDGTTTATILAQAMVREGLKNVAAGANPMMLKRGIDKAVQVVVEEIKKISKPVDKKEAITQVASVSASDEEIGKLIAEAMEKVGKDGVITVEESKTIETKLEVVEGMLFDRGYISSYMVTDSERMEAVLEEPYILITDKKITLVKDLLPILEKVVQRGKPLLIIAEDVEGEALATLIVNKLRGTLNVVAVKAPGFGDRRKAMLSDIAIVTGGQVISEDVGMTLENATLDMLGEARQVKVTKEETTIVDGKGSSQDIKNRISQIKLEIEETTSDYDREKLQERLAKLSGGVAVIQVGAATETEMKEKKHRIEDALSATRAAVEEGIVPGGGVALLQISPVLEELQKKESGDIATGISIVRRALAEPVKQIAMNAGAEGSVIAEKVLNLPKGQGYNAMTGEFVDMIQAGIVDPAKVTRSALQNAASIAGMLLTTECLIADIPEKEKPMPNPGMGGMDY; this comes from the coding sequence ATGGCAGGTAAACAAATTATTTATGCCGAGGAAGCACGGCACGCTTTAGAGCGTGGTGTCAATAAACTTGCTGATGCCGTTAAAATTACGCTTGGCCCCAAAGGGCGGAATGTTGTCTTAGAGCGCAAATATGGTTCCCCGACGATCACCAACGACGGTGTGACCATCGCCAAGGAAATTGAATTGGAAGATCCCTTTGAAAATATGGGTGCCCAGCTGGCGAAGGAAGTAGCCACCAAGACCAATGACATCGCCGGTGACGGTACCACCACGGCGACCATCCTGGCCCAAGCTATGGTGCGGGAAGGTTTGAAGAACGTGGCCGCCGGTGCCAATCCGATGATGCTGAAACGCGGCATCGATAAAGCCGTTCAGGTTGTGGTAGAGGAAATTAAGAAGATCAGCAAACCGGTGGACAAGAAAGAAGCCATCACCCAGGTGGCCTCTGTCTCCGCTTCCGATGAAGAGATCGGCAAATTAATCGCCGAAGCCATGGAGAAAGTCGGCAAAGACGGCGTCATCACCGTAGAAGAGTCCAAAACCATCGAGACCAAACTGGAAGTGGTTGAAGGTATGCTCTTTGACCGGGGTTACATCTCCTCCTACATGGTGACCGACTCCGAGCGGATGGAAGCTGTCTTGGAAGAGCCTTATATCCTCATCACTGACAAGAAGATTACCTTAGTCAAAGATCTCCTCCCCATCCTGGAGAAAGTGGTCCAGAGAGGCAAACCCTTGTTGATCATCGCCGAGGATGTGGAAGGCGAAGCCCTGGCCACCTTGATCGTGAACAAACTCCGCGGTACCCTTAACGTGGTCGCGGTGAAAGCTCCCGGCTTTGGTGACCGGCGGAAAGCAATGCTCAGCGATATCGCCATCGTCACCGGCGGGCAGGTTATCTCCGAGGATGTCGGCATGACCTTAGAAAACGCCACCCTGGATATGCTCGGCGAAGCACGCCAGGTTAAAGTGACGAAAGAAGAAACCACCATCGTTGATGGTAAAGGTTCTTCCCAGGATATTAAGAACCGGATCAGCCAGATCAAGCTGGAGATCGAAGAGACCACTTCCGACTACGACCGGGAGAAACTCCAAGAACGGTTGGCCAAACTGTCCGGTGGGGTTGCCGTCATCCAGGTTGGTGCCGCAACCGAAACGGAAATGAAAGAGAAGAAGCACCGGATTGAAGACGCGCTCTCCGCAACCCGTGCAGCGGTGGAGGAAGGAATTGTCCCGGGTGGCGGTGTCGCGCTCCTGCAGATCTCGCCGGTTCTGGAAGAGCTGCAAAAGAAAGAGAGCGGCGATATCGCCACCGGTATTTCCATCGTGCGTCGCGCTTTGGCCGAACCGGTGAAACAGATTGCGATGAACGCCGGCGCCGAAGGTTCCGTCATCGCCGAAAAAGTGCTTAACCTGCCCAAAGGCCAAGGTTATAACGCGATGACCGGCGAGTTTGTCGACATGATTCAAGCCGGAATCGTCGACCCGGCCAAGGTCACCAGAAGCGCACTGCAGAACGCCGCCAGCATTGCCGGCATGCTCTTGACCACCGAATGCCTGATTGCCGACATTCCGGAGAAAGAGAAACCAATGCCCAACCCTGGTATGGGCGGAATGGATTATTAA
- a CDS encoding DUF2284 domain-containing protein, protein MPDKQYYVDRALQLGADHAVLFTLDDIVFDSRTILKCMFGCADWGKGHTCPSRPGSLKPWEYQKVFSAYSWGVIIHSTDKKKSQEVSFAIEREAFLDGYYFALSLSDCALCAECAGFRGQPCVHPKKARPAFHSVGIDVFRTVRQFGLPIQTLKDENQEQNWYSAVFIA, encoded by the coding sequence ATGCCGGATAAGCAATACTACGTAGACCGGGCGCTCCAGCTCGGTGCCGATCACGCCGTCCTTTTCACCTTGGACGATATCGTCTTTGATTCCCGGACCATCCTCAAGTGTATGTTCGGTTGTGCCGACTGGGGAAAAGGCCATACCTGCCCCTCGCGCCCGGGATCACTCAAACCTTGGGAGTACCAGAAAGTCTTCTCCGCCTACTCTTGGGGGGTCATTATCCACTCCACCGACAAAAAAAAGTCGCAAGAGGTCTCCTTTGCCATTGAACGGGAAGCCTTCCTCGACGGCTACTACTTCGCCCTGTCCCTCAGTGACTGTGCCCTCTGTGCCGAGTGCGCCGGCTTTAGAGGGCAGCCCTGCGTCCATCCGAAGAAAGCCCGTCCCGCCTTTCACAGTGTGGGAATTGATGTTTTCCGGACTGTCCGGCAATTCGGTTTGCCGATTCAAACCTTAAAAGACGAAAACCAGGAGCAAAACTGGTACTCGGCGGTCTTCATCGCCTGA